The genome window AAGCCATCGCGAAAGATATCTTCGTGGGTTGGAGAGGATCTGTTCCTGTCTTACCTTCCCGAATTCAGAGCAAAGACAGAGTCAGAGTCTAATCCTCTTCCCAGGTCGTTTAGAGTTTCAGCGTTGACCGACTTCGTGGGAGGAGACGAAGAAGAGTTGCGGTTATGTCCGGTGAGAGCATTGAGAGCTTACGTGAATAAGACGAAGAAACTGAAACCCAGACCCAGAACCTTATTCGTTTCCCCCAAAAATCCCTCTAGATCGATCTCCAAAAACGCAATCAGCTTTTTTCCTCAGGGAAGTCATTCGACAGGCAATAACTAAAGGGTCAACTGCTTCAGATAGTTCAGAGTTGACAGGAGTCCAGAGCTCATAGCATTAGGGGAATGGCAACTTCGGCAGCTTTCTAAGAAATTTTCAGTATCGGCGATTCTGCAGGCAGCAACTTGGAAGTCTGTTTCGGTTTTACTTCTTTCTACTTGAGGATGTTCAGTTTCAGTCCGACGAAgggtttttctttaggtccgttcgTGGCAGCGGGAGCAGTTTATAGGGGTTGGATAACCGTTAGTTTATACAAGTCAGTAATCAGAATTAGGATTAGAGTAGTGAGCAAATATTAGGGATATGTAGGAGGCATTCATGATAGGACATATCACGAGAGGATtctaagtattaggacagataggaaagaacaggtCTAGGCCTATCTTAGGGTATTCTTCCACTTATCAGGCACagaacagacaggcaggtacaacactacaggaGAGGACAGCGCTACGAACGGAGACACCGTTGCAGATACACCGATGGACGGACACCACAACGtttttcttcagtttccctccatacatgagaggccgagagccacatgggaggtcttcagtttccctccatacatgagaggccgagagcacatgggaggtcttcaggttccctccatacatgaagaggccgagagccacatggaggTCTTCAGCTTTCCTCTACTCGGGGAGGCACATAGCCACctgagaggaaaaaacaggtttgtatccctcctgCACTCAATGAGTTTGAACTTTAGAGTAGAGGTGCAGAGTCTTTCCCTCCACacatgggaggcctagaaggccacacatgggagattagtttggacgaggGACAAAGGAACTTGAGGACTGACTCGGGTACTCGTCTCCAAATGCATTCTGGTAAAGAAAATGAGTCGGGTGAGTGcttaattatattgactgacaactggtacagtggagggccgggcagagttgattccccacctccaaattaatgttgttaatcgggcttattcaggtgttcagggggtgtattgcaatatgaagtttttattgtaaaactaatatgtaatactacctgaacacctgaatgattcccaccctcctcccctctcatacagagttattgagttaagattgacgtgagagggcaggtgtgaccggcccgtgaggcagggctaccagcggtgtGGCTGGTTaaataggtaacgagggtgtttgccagaagattggcaacactgatcgtttattttatttttaaccaaagatttggtaaattttaataaatgagggttcgggctggtaagtgaccagggcttattcagggtgttcaggtaggtattacaatattagttttacaataaaaacttcatatataaggttaaattgttttaattttctgctacaaaatatgtaatgttttcctcctgttcttgTCACCAGTAAGCACAACTCAGCTGggcatttcatatacatatctgatGCTTCTCAAACACTAAGGATTGTGGCCAAAAGAACAATCAATACTGATACAGCAGCAACAGTTGCATTTGTATGTTGAAGAATATCCTTTATGCAATGAATAGGGTGGGATAGTGTAGTTTGATTTGCCTCACTCATAAAGTCTTTCCTATATAAGAAGTGCTAGTAAGGCTGTTCAAATTTCAGGAAACAATAAGATTGTTGATCAGGTCTAAGTCTAGgtatcatttccttcaattttttatatatatattatccatctcTATTAaactgtggtgttttttttttaggttcgcAATGGCCACATCAAGAGAATAACAGACAATGACATCCAGTCTCTTGTACTAGAAATTGTAGGAGTTAATGTGAGGTGAGTATAATTGGTTCATTATATGCCTAGAAATTACTCTATCCATTTATCTTGGTAGTTATAAAAACGATCTTTTCATACAAGTTTAAGCAATTAACTGTACAGATGAAATTCCTTTAAACtatagttttgtacatgaactttcctgtcagacatatacttagcttacgtctctgacgtcacgacagaattcaaaactcgcggctaacgcgacaggtaggtcaggtgatctaccttacccgccgctgggaagcgggtgtaagaaccaacatacctttcttgccagattttttctgtcgtcggtgtcgaccacacctgttgtcggtacctcttgacagttggattcttttctcgttttcgccctggattgtttctacggacttttggtgaagtacccgatcttttggcctggcattcgcgatttgtggacagttattggacttttctttggatttttcttggattcatgatgtctgatgttgatactaagaaaactgctatgtttagagtttgttgtatgactgagtgtaaggtgaggctaccgaaagctgcggtagaccctcacacggtatgtttgaagtgtagagggaatgaatgcacctttaataatccttgtaatgaatgtgaaaagctggaatgaggatgaatggaagtctttgtcttcctacttgaggaagcttgaaaaggataaagttaggaaagcttcttccgaGGAGCAGTatgtagatctcgtattagcgagttggatatagataatcctattttagaagtagctcctttgtcagtttcagctcctgctccctgcaccgaagccgaagatgcgccttcggaagtggcctccatgaaagccccattcgcagtatggagaggaaaatcaacaacaattagaaggtaagagttgattccaatagtgatttgtgcagtgaacccagtgcagtggagggtgcgtctgatcggctccctaatgcttccaggcctagacctcttccagactcccagtccagTGGGAGGagggaaagtcgaaagccgcaggaaggttagggagcatccccaacggtcaggcgtcccctcggtagctcctgttgatcgttcccaggctaccttggatcactCCAAGAGAGAAGttttgcgccaatgcttctcgtcttcgccttcgccttctcctaaacgaggatggagctcatcggaagcctcgcgcccttcgaagagagcctggaacgctccctgcgcccgtccttccagccctgaagttttttcggaagagacctgaggtggaagcgaagaagcgtaagagattCTCAGGACGTAAATCGTTGTTCCCCGAGCgtagatcgagcctcgtcacctgttcacgagtttgtgaattctcctgcaagggtgttttggctaaccttcaggcgcagatttcggctctggctggctctctttgcgtgtcttctagtcgtaggaaggacgtctcgcttcctgtaaagaagtccaggctcccctctcctgactctcgctattcgacggaagcggcgcgctcacctgtgcgttcggattctcgcaggagactttctgcttcggacaagatcacatctgcgtccaagcgccattcgcctgacagacaggtttctccttcggacaaggagcaaactgcgcgtaggagatcttcaccctacagacgctcttctcgagacaggatcgctccccttgacaggcgccaagagcctagtaggcgctactcgcctcatagccgctcctcgtctcgcctccactctacggttgacaagcgccctaaatcggacaggcgcccttcgctggacaggcgtcaagagcttgttaggcgcgtttctcctggcaggcgctcttctcctgactttcactcgcctcgagtcaggcgccgagagcctagcaggcgcttctccccttgtaggcgctcacctagtaggcgctcgtcgccagagatcctcttgcctcggttcaggcgccaagagcctgataggcgcttctcgtatggcaggcgctgttcgcctggtagccgctctcctttggataggcgccaagagcctgatagaagttcttcttcaaataggcgctctgcgcctgacaGCCgacttactcctgttaggctccaagaatctgggaaacgcactcctccagacaagaaggatgttgcaagtagacacttttctgaagctttgtctccaagacgtatacgtcttacttcctctagagactcttttaagaatagtcgcgcctctaaggatcatgagggctcttcagctcaggaagaacaggacccctcagaagaagaaggaccaaaagactcctctgtttcctcctataagaggctgacagagttactcctgcaagagtttggagatatcctttctcctgtggctcctccttctcctctttcattattctccacttcgaagacgtcgaaggtttcgtcttgtgtaaggatgaaaccgactgtttccatgaagaaggcacttagaggttttggggaatggctcctttctaaggaagagaaagggaagacggttttttctttccctccgtctaaactgactggcagattgggattTCGGTACGAATCGGGGGGAGAACCTTGTTAGCCGCCTCGCTCctcttcgtctgcggactcggacttctcttcattggtggattctgctcgtcgttccgccctcttgtccgccaagactacgtggggaatgaacgaacttgaccacctactgaagggaatgttccgagtcctggaagttttcaacttcctagattggtctttaggtgttctggttaataagacccagaccccagattctctgtctcctgaagatcttaactgcgtcctcacttgcatggataaagcagtgagagacggatcgagtgaagtctcctcactgtttggagctggagtgattAAGAAACGGtctgtctactgttcgtttctcacgaaggcagtttcacatgcgcaaagggcctcgcttatgtatgctcaactctctccttctgttccccaagagagatattcaagatgtctcgagtgccctttcagctaaggctactcaggacatgtttaGCCCAAGcagccaggaaacctcgctctgtcttccaacccaaggccaagaaaagagactctgagacaggagccctttcgaggaggaccgctgtcagaggttctgcaaccagaggggactagaccttttaagagaggtaaaaccttctctaggtcagtcagagggaagaaaatagcgatcaaggactccagacatcagtgggtgccagactactgaaatttgccaacgtctgggcccacaaagggcagacaattggtccctatcgattgtcagcaaaggatacctcattcccttctcgtcaagaccaccattgacgacaactccgagagttggtagccaagtacaaggatcccatcatgaatcaagccctttctctagcagtagatctcatgctagagaaggaggctatagaactagtgaaagatccccgctctgcgggcttttacaacagactattcctagttccgaagaactcaggaggatggagaccggtgttggatgtaagcgccctgaacgtctttgtggaaaagaggaagttcgccatggagacaactcctcgtgttagcggctcttcgtccaggggactggatggtgtctctagaccttcaggacgcttactttcatgtgccgatccatccttcttcacggaagtatctacgattcatgatgggaggaaacatcttccaattcaaggccttgtgcttcggcctatcgactgcaccccaagtcttcacggggttaatgaaaaaacgtggcgcagtggctacatttggagggagtgagggtgtcgctttatctcgacgactggcttatcagagcagagtctcaagaaagatgtctggaggaccttcaaaagacccttacattggcaagttctctgggacttctggtgaacttccagaagtctcaattaatccccagtcaagagcggatctatctggggattcggatagcttctctggctttttcgggcttttccgtcgccagagaggaaaTAGCTCGTtggctacgagaaaataacgaccttcctagagaaagatgcatgcatagcgagggagtggatgagtctgctggggaacACTCtccctcgttggagcaattcgttttcTTCTAGGGAAaaaaggttgcatctcaggcctctacagttcttcctataccagaactggaggcgtctctccctagatctggagttctccttcaagatctcaaggggaatcaagagagaccttcggtggtggaacaacccacttcgttttgtgaaggaatgtctctttacatgccgaaaccccagccatgtgttgttttccgacgcatcggaagcaggttggggagcgacgctcgggacaagagaagtgtcaggcacctggaagggggatcaggtgtcctggcacatcaacaagaaagagttgatggcagtttggatggcattgaaagccttcgagccccactccgcaaatgcagtagtgcaggtcaattcggacaacacaacagccttggcgtacatcaaaaaacagggggggacgcactccttctccctgtacgaacagcaagggatctttctgctgtggtctcaaacaaggaagatcagtattctcaccagattcgtacagggagaaaggaacgtcagagccgatctcctgagcaggaagaatcaactcccgccttccgagtggaccctccacctcagaggtatgccaagacctgtggaggaAGATGGGGCAGGagcctcacatcgatctctttgcaacagcaaagaacgcaagaatcgaactttactgctccccgatctcagacccaggagcagtatcagtggatgcgtttctcctagattggacaggtctagacgtctacgcctttccccccttcaaagtactgggacaaaccctcaagaaatttgctatctcggagatgacaagaatgacgctagtagctccgttctggcccgcccaagattggttcacagaggtactggaatggttggtggactttccaagagcacttccacaaagacaagatttgctcaaacaaccccacttcgacaggtatcacagaaacctccccgctctcaatctgactggctttcgactgtcaaaagtctggtcagagcgaaggggttttcgacaaagctgctaaggctatcgcctcagctagaagaccttcgacccttaaagtctaccagtcgaagtgggacgtctttcgccggtggtgcaggaaccagaagttttcctcttccagtacctctgtgactcagatagcagatttcctagttttcctcagagaaaaacaaaatgtggtttggcagtatctactatcaaaggataccgaagcatgctggctgcggtgttcagacataggaatttagatctttcgaataacaaagatcttcatgatctattaagatcttttgaatcttccaagaaaacttcgaacgaagttaccaagttggaatctggatgtggttcttcgtttcctgaggtccgctaggtttgaaccaccacatttagcctccttcaaagatctcacgaggaaagctctctttctcatggctttagcatccgctaaaagggttagtgagattcatgccctagaaggaagggtaggtttcaaaggagattccgtggtttgttccttccttccttcgtttttagcaaaaaatgagaaccccctcaaatccttggccaaggaactttggaggttcgtggtttatctgccctagtaggggaagggaacctgaaagaactctttgccctgttaggagtttaaaatactaccttcagaagaagaaaacccttaagggcattgaggacagactatggtgctctgtaaaggaccccagcagaccattgtcgaaaaatgcgctgtctttcttcattagaagtgttgtgaaagaagcacatagatcttgtaatgaagaacatttcaagctcctaaaagtcaaggctcatgaagtgagagcaattgccacttccttggccttaagaagaatatgtctcttcagaatctgatgaaaaactacattctggagatgtaattcagtattcgccaaccactacctaaaagacgtcagtattacgtatgacgagtgcttcgcgttaggcccgtacgtatcggcggattcggtgctggggcagggagctggaacatatccttagtagtttttcccttgtttttgttaattgagttcatatggttgtatgaaaaaaatgatgcaggtaggcatctttttttcgtttcgtaatactaataactttagtttggttaggtggtcaggttctgtcatagaagagggcgaacccccattgacatgatccgacttggattctactaagtaagcggatatcaagtcccgttagtagaacccaaagagtcttttcagctgtaggtcacgccctcgctgtagctcttatggctatgcagactaatagacagtatctatgaagtcttcagcctaaacaggtaagaaccaaggttatttttatcctacaacaggtgttgtttacctttttctttgttatttttttctgtcttgtaccctaccaccaagggtgtcaatcagctaagtatatgtctgacaggaaagttctgtacaaaatgatattgttattttacaataaagttttgtacatacttacctggcagacatatacgattgatggccccgcccagcctcccctcaggagacaggtataagagagaaaaaatctggcaagaaaggtatgttggttcttacacccgcttcccagcggcgggtaaggtagatcacctgacctacctgtcgcgttagccgcgagttttgaattctgtcgtgacgtcagagacgtaagctaagtatatgtctgccaggtaagtatgtacaaaactttattgtaaaataacaatatcatgttattAATGTAGTGTTGTTTACTACCCATTAAGCTGTCTGTCTAAATCTGCTAGCTTTTGCCCCCATTCATATCCAACTACATCATTCTTACAGCTTAGATATTTGGAATATCCTACTCATCCAATGTTCCATCATTTATTCCATTTCAGATGTAACTGGTTCCAATGGAGATATAAACCCTTGCCCTTTATATATTTCACAGCACAAACTGGAATTGGTCATTGAAACTTGATAACAAGGTGGTTAACTGGTGGTAGGTGGTTGAGAAGGGTAACCTCCCACTCACCTGCCTTCATCAAGGACTATTTTTGGCCTCTGTCAACAATGGATGTGTTGTTGCAATTCTCCCTGACTGTCTTAAAGTTAAAACCTTGAATATCTCTGGTATGCTGGTGTGTCAGTCGTGTTTTTTGATGggaaggaaaactgaatgactaAAGTTTGCAGGACAAGGACAGATGTGTCACTATGTCCTTAGTATTGGTGGAACCCTAAGAGTTTTGTTTCTTGTTCTTGCAGTGGGTCTTGCACCCCTGAATTGCCATATAAGAAATATTTGACTTGGTCCCATTTGCAGTGGGAAAATGGATTCTTTTCAGCTCCCTCATGGACTGCCCTCTTCCCTATTTCCATGAGTTCTTTTATAGCTTGGTCCAAGGATGGTACACATAGGAAAGTGGCCTCTCATTTAGTGACTTGCAAGTTGCATGGGCCCAGCTCTCCCTAGGTGAAATCCCAACCAGTTCATATACCATGCTACCTCCTATCTTTGCAATGTTGGTTGCTCCTGGGATGACTGCTGCATTGCAGTGCCTGCAGAAGGTGAAGTCTTTTCCTGATATCCAGTTGCCCCATCTTTTGCTGCATTCTTCAATCATTTAGTTACACCTAAGATATTACCTAAGGACTGTTCTGCTGCTACGTCAGTTCCTGTTTCTGCTAAGGAACTCAGTACACTTGAGCTTCCTCTTGCAGTCATCATTCTGGTTAGAGATACCCCAGTAATATCAGTCACAGCCTTTACTCCTGCAATAACAACGATCCCTTTCTCTACAAGTTCCCCTGCACTGTTTTAGGGATGGAAGCAAAACCTGACTACATTCATCcaaataatgttattattactacagattattattattattattattaatgagtatACATTTTAATGGAACAAACAAGCAGTAACATAGTGAATCACTTAACCCTAAAATTATGGCTGTATTCAAGTGGGTGAAAGTTATAAATGCTGTAATGCAGGTGATTATTTGATGGAAATCTAGTACTTTTCATGGAGTCGTGTTTGGTCATCCTAAGATTATGAAATGTTGTTCCTCAATTCTGACATCTTTTGGTTACTAACTATCATCCAGCTTTTTCAGTTTGAAAACAAGGAGGATTTAAAAATTTACTTGATcagattaatttcaaaatttctgTTCTTTATCTGCATTTTTCATAcaattttctgcatttttcagCACAACCTACATAACATGTCCAGCAGATCCTAAGAAGACCTTGGGAATAAAACTCCCCTATCTTGTTATGATTGTGAAGAActtgaacaaatattttacttttgaagTACAGGTGAGGGAATACTACTTGACCTTACAGTATTTAGGGGAACTATAAGTTGTGTTGTTGGTGTGGTTTTTATCTATAGGGTTCAAGttcttaaaattttatatacattatgttACATTTTCTAAAATATAGAATCTTTATCATCATATTCTACAGAATTTTGTGTgactaaatattataaatattctaaTGTAAATATATGGTGGAAAGTTAAACACAGCCTGTAGTCTTCTCTAATGCTTTAAACAATCTATTTAtagttctttgccaagaaaattaaacaatcttttgaattattttttaatagcaCCAAACTTATTGTGGATTTTATTAAtgcaaaaatttgtcattttaattttgggTTAAATTTACTTTTAAGTACATATTAGTTTGACAGTATatgtaattttcaatataaattgTACCTGCCACTGCTGgtctctttttttaataaaaccacCATATATGGGACACCTTGTAACaggatttattattttatttcatttttctaggGTCCTGAATATtttgttatgaatttttattttatttactccattcttattttttgtatgcaCGACTTAGATAAACTGGCCTTTGTATTAAAGATTAAGCCATTTTACTTGCTGACATTCGCTGTTACTGTCAGGCTCAGCAGTGATGTATTGTCTTTGTGTACTTTACACATTTTTCAGTTCTTTTATGTCaccttttagttttttataatagAGAAATAGCTAACTTGAAAGCTTTCATCTTATCACCTCCCACACCATGTGACACAGAGGCCTCTGTAAAATTTTGTCATTCCTGTCCTTCATGTGCTTTAGCTTCCATAAATCTCCACTCATTGCCACCCTCACCCAAGTATGTCTAGTAGGGCTTCCAACCCTTCTGAGGCTCACAAAACACTATCACAAACTAATTTCCCAAGGGTGGTGTGAAGGACATGTCTAAGCCATCTCCTTCATCATTATCTTATCTATTCATGTAACTTGTAATTTCCCTTATGTTATCATTTTTAACCCAATCCTGCCATCTTACTCCTGATATTCATCTTTAAACTTTGTTCTTAAATTACAAATGTATATTTAATGCttgaaatccatttgtttttcaGGTTCTTGATGACAAAAATGTTCGGCGAAGATTCCGTGCCAGCAATTACCAGTCAACAACAAGAGTAAAGCCATTTATATGCACAATGCCTATGAGACTAGATGAAGGGTGGAATCAAATTGTGTTCAATTTGGCTGACTTTGTTCGCAGGGCATATGGTACAAATTACGTTGAAACACTGAGAGTTCAGATTCATGCCAATTGTCGGATAAGGCGTGTGTACTTCGCTGATCGCCTGTACTCAGAAGAAGAGTTACCAGCAGAATTTAAGTTATATCTCCCTGTGCAAACAAAGGCAAAATCTGCAATATAAACTATACTCTCAGTGACAAATATTTATACCAGAGTAATGCTTAATGATTTCAATATCATGCAGTGACAGGACACGTTTATGTTGTAGTCTAAATTTGAGCACTACAaagtatcattaatattattcatatgtagGGGTcactgtatttatgtatgtattgggCTGTGAAAAATAACCCTTTTAGTTTCCTCTATCCTGTATTGTTGTCCTAATAATGAATTGTGTGTTTTCAATGGAAAGTTTCTGTTAAGCAATAGTTAGTCATAATTTTGGCATATTTAGTTGCAATATTGAATATAGTGATCTCTAAGTCTTCTTGATTGGGCAGGCTCACAGTTTAAGGAGGTAAGCAAACAAAATGGGAGAAGTATACAGTGACTTTTTATTCCTGAAATTTAAGCCTGTTTTGgtcacattttaaaaaaaatttgcatcatgaaatttacaagcAGATTTTGTTATATTTGTGTACTACTTCACTTGGTAACAGTTAATTGAGTTAGGCTAGTGCCCAGCACTTACTCTATACGGTACCTCTGAATATCTAGTCTTTGATAACCATTAATAAAGTACTTCATAATGTAAAATACAGTAATTCACACCTTTTATGgagacaaaatttttatatactgcAGAATTGTGATCACTTGGATATGTTTATCTGCATACAAATAAGGTAAAATTACAATTTGTATTTCACTTTATATGCCTTTTAACTACCTGCAATTTCCTGATagtgttttcaatgttgacgtgTTATGTACATTATTGTACAGTATTGATATACAGTAGTTGAATCACACCACCAACTTATATTTTAGACTCAGAGGGCCAGTTTAAAAATTTGTATATGAAATATAAGACAaaaattcatgtagaataaagtTAAAGTGGTTGGGAAGAAACTTAGCCACCAGTTTGAAGTAAAAGCAGGAAACTGCTCTTGAAGGCTGAATTAACAccacaaagaacctttagtacttTCAACAATATACTGCAGAGGGCACACTGTAAGTAGTACCCCGTAGTGGGgtacataagaataaaaaaagttcctTAGTAAGCTTCACTATTTCAAACTGACAAACCATGCTCTTGCTTCCAGAGGATGAAGCAGGCCAACTCCATATTAAAGTTATTAAAAGACCTAAAGCTGTGAATAGATACATACTACCCGAAATGAATTTCACTTGAATGCAACCAGAATAGCATTATATTCCATGCTTTCCAAGAAAAGTGTGACTGACACATAGCTTTTGAACGATCTTTAATAACGGTTCAGTGTGAGCAGATACCCCAAAGTACAAGGCTCTACCAAAGTTTCAGATATTAGTTAAAGGTACTTAAAAGACTTTGAACATTGTAGACATTGGCATTGATTAAGGCTACGATGAAAATGGAATGAAGGTTCTACATATGATTAAGACACTGACATTTAAACAATAATGGAACTGGGCAAGGTTAAACTGGATCAATGATATTTGCCTGTTGATAGCAGGATGACTGTTTTGTCTTAGGCCATTAATACAATTTTTTATGGTCTTGGGTGTGTGTTCATGTTTTTCTCAAAGCCAGTGAATGCCACATCGTGAAATGAATTCTCATTTCAATTTCACAGACACTAAATGTGGA of Macrobrachium nipponense isolate FS-2020 chromosome 11, ASM1510439v2, whole genome shotgun sequence contains these proteins:
- the LOC135207407 gene encoding cilia- and flagella-associated protein 20, which gives rise to MFKNTFQSGFLSILYSIGSKPLQIWDKKVRNGHIKRITDNDIQSLVLEIVGVNVSTTYITCPADPKKTLGIKLPYLVMIVKNLNKYFTFEVQVLDDKNVRRRFRASNYQSTTRVKPFICTMPMRLDEGWNQIVFNLADFVRRAYGTNYVETLRVQIHANCRIRRVYFADRLYSEEELPAEFKLYLPVQTKAKSAI